Proteins found in one Plectropomus leopardus isolate mb chromosome 9, YSFRI_Pleo_2.0, whole genome shotgun sequence genomic segment:
- the LOC121948427 gene encoding seizure protein 6 homolog, producing MDEGSPESSDSASSMEDMKAGFRSSFLPHDVDDNMSDHDYNLSALHEACEESDIEDIKVDEISSKESKINPTHTPIKIPNPKRMKGKDNRMCQPQQPHNIQGPKELRADLIHPLGPATEELFDHLSNLSPRNGMAHPRVPRPCFLTGRRVEVARNDTCPELPEISNGWKSTSHPELVQGTVVTYQCYPGYQVVGAELLMCQWDLTWSGDLPSCERVLSCPDPGKVEHSRRVLSGPHFNVASTIQYICNKGYTLSGNSLLTCYNRGSSGPKWNQKLPKCLQVYESCSHPGTPSYGIPSSNKLHFQAGETLHYSCLPGHQLLGEPVLHCVPGHPSQWSGLPPVCKAHPAEYDEHGLDVSTADLRMEGTQAAFAVFILIILLLILIIGIYLYFSKVPRKPLSLSSSLPYENITRKSTFDNSVYETTETREYEVSI from the exons ATGGATGAAGGTTCCCCCGAGTCTTcagactctgcctcctccaTGGAGGACATGAAGGCAGGGTTCAGGAGTTCCTTCCTTCCCC atgACGTGGATGACAATATGTCAGACCATGACTACAACTTAAGTGCTCTCCACGAGGCTTGTGAAGAGAGTGACATCGAAGACATCAAGGTGGATGAGATTTCTTCCAAAGAAAGTAAGATTAACCCGACTCATACACCAATTAAAATCCCAAACCCCAAGAGAATGAAGGGGAAGGACAACC GTATGTGTCAACCAcaacagccccacaacatccaagGCCCtaaggaactccgggcggacctcatCCACCCCCTGGGCCCTGCcactgaggagctttttgaccacctcagcaacctcagccccagaaaTGGAATggcccacccccgagtccccagacCCTGCTTCCTTaccggaaggcgtgtcg AAGTAGCTCGTAATGACACCTGCCCTGAGCTTCCAGAGATCTCTAATGGCTGGAAGAGTACGTCTCACCCTGAGCTGGTGCAGGGCACCGTGGTGACCTACCAGTGTTACCCTGGTTATCAGGTGGTGGGCGCCGAGCTGCTCATGTGCCAGTGGGACCTCACCTGGAGCGGTGACCTGCCAAGTTGTGAGAGAG TACTGTCCTGCCCTGACCCTGGAAAGGTGGAGCACAGCAGGCGGGTGCTGTCAGGTCCCCATTTTAACGTGGCTTCAACCATCCAATACATCTGCAACAAGGGCTACACTCTATCTGGAAACAGCCTGCTCACCTGCTACAATCGAGGGTCCTCAGGCCCCAAGTGGAACCAGAAGCTGCCCAAATGTCTGC AGGTTTATGAGTCCTGCAGTCACCCAGGAACACCCAGCTATGGGATCCCCAGTTCCAACAAGCTCCACTTCCAGGCAGGGGAGACCCTCCACTACTCCTGTCTGCCTGGCCATCAGCTGCTGGGTGAACCTGTTCTCCACTGTGTCCCTGGACACCCATCTCAGTGGAGTGGGCTGCCACCTGTCTGCAAAG CCCACCCAGCAGAGTACGATGAGCACGGATTAGATG TATCAACTGCAGACCTACGAATGGAGGGGACCCAAGCAGCATTTGCTGTCTTTATtctcatcatcctcctcctcatcctcatcattGGGATCTACCTCTACTTCTCAAA GGTTCCGAGGAAGCCACTGTCCCTGTCCTCCAGCTTACCATATGAAAACATCACCAGAAAATCTACGTTTGACAACTCAGTTTACGAGACAACA